A genomic segment from Streptosporangium roseum DSM 43021 encodes:
- a CDS encoding HAD family hydrolase, with the protein MAPSAVVDLERTAAMIFDTDGVITDTARVHAAAWKRVFDTFLRERAERSGERFRPFDTGEDYLRHVDGKSRADGVRGFLDSRGIAADPGTVADLASRKDASFLAEIHEYGVVPFPATAELVGELRRRGVRTAAVSASRNCAEVLRAAGVTDLFDIRVDGVDAVRLGLAGKPDPALFLQAARQLAVKPGEAAVVEDSLAGVQAARAGRFGVVIGVDRRGNGGSLRAAGADLVVADLAQLHLHGRRREPLAPHL; encoded by the coding sequence ATGGCGCCTTCCGCAGTCGTGGACCTTGAACGGACCGCCGCGATGATCTTTGACACCGACGGGGTCATCACCGACACGGCCAGGGTGCACGCCGCCGCGTGGAAACGGGTGTTCGACACCTTCCTACGGGAGCGCGCCGAGCGGTCCGGTGAGCGGTTCCGGCCGTTCGACACGGGCGAGGACTACCTGCGTCACGTCGACGGAAAGTCCAGGGCCGACGGTGTCCGCGGCTTCCTCGACTCCCGCGGCATCGCGGCGGACCCGGGCACGGTGGCCGATTTGGCCTCACGCAAGGATGCCTCCTTCCTGGCGGAGATCCACGAGTACGGCGTGGTCCCCTTTCCTGCGACCGCCGAACTGGTAGGCGAACTACGCCGCCGCGGCGTGCGTACGGCCGCCGTCTCAGCCAGCCGTAACTGCGCCGAGGTGCTTCGCGCAGCCGGAGTCACCGATCTGTTCGACATCCGGGTTGACGGCGTGGACGCCGTCCGGCTGGGATTGGCGGGAAAGCCCGACCCGGCACTGTTCCTGCAGGCGGCCCGGCAGCTCGCCGTCAAGCCAGGCGAGGCGGCGGTGGTGGAGGACTCCCTCGCGGGTGTGCAAGCGGCCAGGGCGGGTCGCTTCGGCGTTGTCATCGGCGTCGACCGGCGCGGGAACGGGGGGTCCCTGCGGGCCGCCGGCGCCGACCTTGTCGTCGCCGACCTGGCCCAACTACACCTCCACGGGAGAAGACGTGAACCCCTGGCTCCTCACTTATGA
- a CDS encoding glycoside hydrolase family 65 protein, whose protein sequence is MNPWLLTYDGFDPTQEGLREALTTLGNGSFATRGAVPESHANGVHYPGTYVAGCYDRLVSQVAGHSTENEDLVNAPNWLPLTFRADGGDWFAPGSAEILAQRHTLDMCQGVLTRLLRVRDSRGRVTRVEQHRLVSMDDPHLAALTMTVVPENWAGTLEIRSALDGRVTNSGVARYRGLADLHLVAICGHAAHSVIELLARTVTSRVEIALAARTTLAGGRCRTGVEESASSDDQAVQEGWVSDERAVEVKAGEGVTVEKVVALYTSRDRAIAESQAAARTAVVRAGGFSCLLKRHARAWDRLWQRAHVTTEDVEVQQILNLYLFHLLQTASPHLAELDAGLPARGLHGEAYRGHVFWDELFAFPFLAPRFPDITQALLRYRWRRLPEARWAARAVGHAGAMFPWQSGSDGREETPRLHFNPRSGRWLPDRSHLQRHVGLAVACNVWQHYQATKDTAFLAGFGGELLLEVARFFASVATCEQGRYAIRGVMGPDEYHDGYPGRTEPGLDNNAYTNVMTAWLMHRVLDMIDLVGAGRVSRQEIDLFARMSRRMRVDFHDGVISQFEGYAALEELDWAAYREKYTDIRRLDRILEAEGDTPNRYKVSKQADVLMLLHLLGEEGVSEILTGLGYEWNAEMAARTVDYYLARTCHGSTLSAVVHAGVLARQRPGASHPFLVEALNNDVKDLQGGTTAEGIHLGAMAGVVCLFEAQARP, encoded by the coding sequence GTGAACCCCTGGCTCCTCACTTATGACGGTTTCGACCCTACGCAGGAGGGGCTGAGGGAGGCTCTGACCACACTCGGCAATGGCTCCTTCGCCACCCGGGGCGCCGTACCGGAATCACATGCCAATGGGGTGCACTATCCCGGCACCTACGTCGCCGGCTGCTACGACCGGCTCGTCTCCCAGGTCGCGGGCCACTCGACGGAGAACGAAGATCTCGTCAACGCGCCGAACTGGCTGCCGCTGACCTTCCGCGCCGATGGCGGCGACTGGTTCGCTCCCGGCAGCGCCGAGATCCTGGCCCAGCGTCACACGCTCGACATGTGCCAAGGGGTTCTCACCCGGCTGCTGCGCGTCCGCGACTCCCGGGGGCGGGTCACCCGGGTGGAGCAGCACCGCCTGGTCTCGATGGACGACCCGCACCTGGCCGCCCTGACCATGACGGTCGTTCCGGAGAACTGGGCCGGGACGCTGGAGATCCGCTCGGCACTCGACGGGCGCGTCACCAACTCCGGAGTCGCCCGCTACCGCGGGCTGGCCGACCTGCACCTGGTGGCGATCTGCGGGCACGCCGCCCACAGTGTGATCGAACTGCTGGCCCGCACCGTCACCTCCCGTGTGGAGATCGCGCTCGCCGCCCGCACCACGCTGGCCGGCGGGCGCTGCCGTACCGGCGTCGAAGAGAGCGCGTCCAGTGATGACCAGGCCGTTCAAGAGGGCTGGGTGAGCGACGAGCGGGCCGTCGAGGTGAAAGCGGGCGAGGGGGTCACCGTGGAGAAGGTCGTCGCCCTGTACACCTCCCGGGACCGGGCCATCGCCGAAAGCCAGGCTGCGGCCAGAACCGCGGTCGTGCGCGCGGGCGGCTTCTCCTGCCTGCTCAAGCGGCACGCCCGAGCCTGGGACCGGCTGTGGCAGCGGGCGCACGTCACCACCGAGGACGTCGAGGTGCAGCAGATCCTCAACCTGTACCTCTTCCACCTGCTGCAGACGGCCTCCCCGCACCTCGCGGAACTCGATGCCGGGCTGCCGGCCCGCGGCCTGCACGGCGAGGCGTATCGGGGCCATGTGTTCTGGGACGAGCTGTTCGCCTTCCCCTTCCTCGCCCCCCGCTTTCCGGACATCACCCAGGCTTTGCTCAGGTACCGGTGGCGGCGTCTGCCGGAGGCGCGCTGGGCCGCCCGCGCCGTCGGGCACGCCGGAGCGATGTTCCCCTGGCAGAGCGGCAGCGACGGCCGGGAGGAGACGCCCCGCCTGCACTTCAACCCCCGCTCCGGCCGCTGGCTGCCCGACCGCTCGCACCTGCAGCGCCATGTCGGCCTGGCCGTCGCCTGCAACGTGTGGCAGCACTACCAGGCGACCAAGGACACCGCTTTCCTGGCGGGCTTCGGCGGGGAGCTGCTGTTGGAGGTGGCCCGGTTCTTCGCCTCGGTCGCGACCTGCGAGCAGGGGCGTTACGCGATCCGCGGCGTGATGGGCCCGGACGAGTACCACGACGGCTATCCGGGCCGTACCGAGCCGGGCCTGGACAACAACGCCTACACCAACGTCATGACCGCGTGGCTGATGCACCGGGTCCTGGACATGATCGACCTGGTCGGCGCCGGAAGGGTCAGCCGACAGGAGATCGACCTCTTCGCCCGCATGTCCCGGCGGATGCGGGTGGACTTCCACGACGGGGTGATCAGCCAGTTCGAGGGATATGCGGCGCTGGAGGAGCTGGACTGGGCCGCCTACCGGGAGAAGTACACAGACATCCGGCGGCTGGACCGCATCCTGGAGGCCGAAGGGGACACGCCGAACAGATACAAGGTCTCCAAGCAGGCCGACGTGCTCATGCTGTTGCACCTGCTGGGAGAAGAAGGGGTCAGTGAGATCCTGACCGGCCTCGGCTACGAGTGGAACGCCGAGATGGCGGCACGGACGGTGGACTACTACCTCGCCCGCACCTGCCACGGCTCCACGCTGAGCGCGGTCGTCCACGCCGGGGTGCTGGCACGCCAGCGCCCCGGCGCCTCCCACCCCTTCTTGGTGGAGGCGCTGAACAACGACGTGAAAGACCTCCAGGGAGGCACCACCGCCGAGGGGATCCATCTCGGCGCGATGGCCGGGGTCGTCTGCCTGTTCGAGGCACAGGCGCGACCGTGA
- the mgtA gene encoding magnesium-translocating P-type ATPase, with amino-acid sequence METAVHAPPGAAHLVGLSAGEAATLPAVQVLDRLGVTEAGLSGAEAARRLAICGPNAVRAHHARALRVLGRQLRNAVLVLLAVTAVVSFFLGDSLNAVIIGVILAASVGLGSVNEYRAERAAQALHSQVRHTAMVLRDARPAEVDVTALVPGDVVRLTLGGIVPAELRLLTTTGLECDESVLTGESLPVGKTVAPVPSGGAPAALGCCALMGTVVRAGGGTGVVVATGGRAEFGRIALGLGQRQPETGFQAGLRHFSVLLLQVAITLTSLILVTNLVLHRPLIESLLFSLAIAVGITPQLLPAVVSTSLAAGSRRLARCKVLVKRLVCIEDLGDMDVLVTDKTGTLTEGRIGFVAALAPGGGADDRVLLLGLLATESDLPAEAASAPEVDLPTGGSVGVGENPLDAALWQAPGAPVHLVGGYTRLGLLPFDHERRMTTAVLRAPDGTRLLITKGAPEAVLSRCPDVPAGTADTLRAQFAAGSRVVAVATRPAAGLTVPTPADERDLILAGFLVFLDRPKEAAAAPLRRLAALGITVKIATGDNPLVAEKVCADLGLPSDGTMTGTDIAALDDDALAAAAETTTIFARVSPEQKARLIRLLRRRGRDVGFLGDGVNDALALHAADVGISVDTATDVAKDAADVVLLEKDLGVLADGVAEGRRIFANTIKYVLMGTSSNFGNMFSAASASAVLSFLPMLPGQILLNNLLYDTSQLSIPTDHVDPEQLHAPSHWDIGFIRRFMFFFGPISSLFDFLTFAIMLGVFHAGPELFRSGWFVESLATQTLIIFVIRTRRIPFLRSRPSVPLLAAVFGVVAIGIALPLSPLAHALGFTPLPPVFFLTLTGMVIAYLILVEFAKKVFFAGPVDRPLAVRRRDHVHHVQRRASRFSHPGPLPGRAGR; translated from the coding sequence ATGGAGACGGCCGTGCACGCCCCGCCGGGTGCGGCGCACCTGGTGGGCCTGTCCGCCGGTGAGGCGGCCACGCTGCCCGCCGTACAGGTGCTCGACCGGCTGGGCGTCACCGAGGCGGGGTTGTCCGGTGCCGAGGCCGCGCGGCGCCTGGCGATCTGTGGCCCGAACGCGGTGCGCGCCCACCACGCCCGGGCGTTGCGGGTGCTGGGCCGGCAACTGCGCAACGCGGTGCTGGTGCTGCTGGCGGTAACCGCGGTCGTCTCGTTCTTCCTTGGGGACAGCCTCAACGCGGTGATCATCGGAGTGATCCTGGCGGCGAGTGTGGGGCTGGGCTCCGTCAACGAGTACCGGGCCGAACGGGCGGCTCAGGCACTGCACTCCCAGGTCAGGCACACTGCCATGGTGCTGCGCGACGCTCGGCCCGCCGAGGTGGACGTCACCGCGCTGGTGCCTGGCGACGTGGTACGGCTGACACTGGGCGGGATCGTCCCGGCGGAGCTGCGGCTGCTGACCACGACCGGTCTGGAGTGCGACGAAAGCGTGCTGACCGGCGAGTCGCTGCCGGTGGGCAAGACCGTCGCGCCCGTCCCGTCCGGTGGGGCGCCGGCCGCGCTGGGCTGCTGCGCCCTGATGGGCACGGTCGTGCGGGCGGGGGGCGGCACCGGTGTGGTGGTCGCGACCGGTGGGCGCGCGGAGTTCGGCCGCATCGCGCTCGGGCTGGGCCAGCGGCAACCGGAGACCGGCTTCCAGGCCGGGTTACGGCATTTCTCGGTGCTGCTGCTGCAGGTCGCGATCACGCTGACCTCACTGATCCTGGTGACGAACCTGGTGCTGCACCGCCCGCTGATCGAGTCGTTGCTGTTCTCCCTGGCGATCGCGGTGGGCATCACCCCGCAGTTGCTACCCGCGGTGGTCAGCACCAGCCTGGCGGCCGGTTCCCGGCGGCTTGCCCGATGCAAGGTGCTGGTCAAACGGCTGGTCTGCATCGAGGACCTCGGCGACATGGACGTCCTGGTCACCGACAAGACCGGAACCCTGACCGAGGGCAGGATCGGTTTCGTCGCCGCCCTGGCCCCTGGCGGAGGCGCCGACGACCGGGTGCTGCTTCTCGGCCTGCTGGCGACCGAGTCCGATCTGCCGGCCGAGGCCGCCTCTGCGCCAGAGGTGGACCTGCCGACCGGCGGCTCGGTCGGGGTGGGAGAAAACCCGCTGGATGCCGCTCTGTGGCAGGCGCCAGGCGCTCCGGTGCACCTGGTCGGCGGCTACACGCGCCTCGGGCTGCTGCCGTTCGATCATGAGCGCCGGATGACCACCGCCGTGCTCCGTGCTCCGGACGGTACCCGGCTACTGATCACCAAAGGCGCCCCCGAGGCTGTCCTGAGCCGCTGCCCGGACGTGCCGGCCGGAACCGCCGACACGCTGCGGGCTCAGTTCGCCGCGGGCAGCCGGGTCGTGGCCGTCGCCACCCGGCCCGCCGCCGGCCTGACCGTCCCGACGCCGGCCGACGAACGCGACCTGATCCTGGCCGGGTTCCTGGTGTTTCTCGATCGGCCCAAGGAGGCCGCCGCCGCCCCACTGCGCCGCCTCGCCGCACTCGGCATCACTGTGAAGATCGCCACCGGAGACAACCCGCTGGTCGCGGAGAAAGTCTGCGCCGACCTCGGCCTGCCCTCGGACGGCACCATGACCGGCACCGACATCGCCGCACTGGACGACGACGCCCTCGCCGCCGCCGCCGAGACCACCACGATCTTCGCCCGGGTCTCTCCGGAGCAGAAAGCGCGGCTGATCCGGCTGCTGCGCCGCCGCGGACGGGACGTGGGATTCCTGGGCGACGGGGTCAACGACGCGCTCGCGCTGCACGCCGCCGACGTCGGGATCTCGGTGGACACCGCGACCGACGTCGCCAAGGACGCCGCCGACGTCGTCCTGCTGGAAAAGGATCTCGGGGTCCTGGCCGACGGGGTCGCCGAGGGCCGGCGCATCTTCGCCAACACCATCAAGTACGTCCTGATGGGCACCTCGAGTAACTTCGGCAACATGTTCAGCGCCGCCTCCGCCTCGGCGGTGCTGAGCTTCCTGCCGATGCTTCCGGGTCAGATCCTGCTGAACAACCTGCTCTATGACACCAGCCAGCTCAGCATCCCCACCGACCACGTCGATCCCGAGCAGCTCCACGCCCCCTCGCACTGGGACATCGGCTTCATCCGGCGGTTCATGTTCTTCTTCGGCCCGATCAGCTCCCTGTTCGACTTCCTCACCTTCGCGATCATGCTCGGCGTTTTCCACGCCGGGCCTGAACTGTTCCGCTCCGGCTGGTTCGTGGAGTCTCTCGCGACCCAGACTCTGATCATCTTCGTGATCCGTACCCGGCGGATCCCGTTCCTGCGGAGCCGGCCCAGCGTCCCGCTGCTGGCCGCCGTCTTCGGTGTCGTCGCGATCGGGATCGCGCTGCCGCTGTCGCCACTGGCACACGCGCTGGGATTCACCCCACTGCCACCCGTGTTCTTCCTCACCCTGACCGGAATGGTCATCGCCTACCTGATCCTGGTCGAGTTCGCCAAGAAGGTGTTCTTCGCAGGCCCTGTCGACAGGCCGCTCGCCGTCCGCCGCCGCGACCATGTCCACCACGTGCAGCGCCGAGCCTCCCGGTTCAGCCACCCGGGTCCGCTGCCCGGCCGCGCCGGCCGGTGA
- a CDS encoding GNAT family N-acetyltransferase, translating to MRRTVPDECDVLLREGGIAHIRPLRPDDRARLHELVDRSSEHSAYLRFFTGGTATAHAYMDRITASDYPGRALVALSQGRLVAVAEYIPGDAGDAEIAILIDDGMHHHGLGTLLVEHLALNAADEGVRELVADVLAENRPMLRVLDDIGLATTRAFDDGSVEVRIDPRPTPGMLERIEARAHQAASASLRRLFHPESVAVIGAGRAPGGVGHRILRNLLQGGFPGPVYPINPHARQICGLPVYANVGSVPGPIDLAVIATPARTVPEIARDCAGHGVRNVVVVTSGFAETGGTSAQDELLRICREAGMRLVGPNCLGIVNTAARLNAGFLPHPPAPGRLALMSQSGAVAVALIDRANHLEIGISSFASVGNKADVSGNDLLEYWEDDPATDVITLYLESFGNPRRFGRIARRVSRRKPIIAIKSGRGGSGERAVRSHTAAAATPDVAVDALLKASGVIRVETVRDMLDTARLLATQPLPQGRRVAIVGNSGGPQALAADACEQRDLLVPELAPVTRGRLRSRLPVAAAVANPVDLTAGGSAQELAFAIETVLADPGIDTVMVVYTPPFGSGLGRTRQAIARAAMSAGKTVTACISGHDGLLDGRVPCYAFPEQAVQALRHAVDYASWRAAPQAPPADPRPADTTARGIVAADLECHSGGRWLDYGTAARLLGCYGIQMAESIEADGPDSAAAAAVTIGPPVVLKATGPDLVHKSDVGGVRVGLGAPDEVSRAYREMAGMIGPAMTGAIVQPMIEAGVEIIIGGVAHEAFGPMLMVGMGGVTAELMADRSFRVPPLGDQDAAAMIAELRCAPLLTGYRGRPRADVAALREQITGVGRLLDDLPEVAELDLNPVIVTPAGAVAVDVRVRLAPAAPPPSLFRRRLR from the coding sequence ATGAGACGGACCGTTCCCGATGAGTGCGACGTCCTGCTGCGTGAGGGCGGCATCGCCCACATCCGGCCGCTGCGGCCGGACGACCGCGCACGGCTGCACGAACTGGTCGACAGGTCGTCCGAGCACTCGGCCTACCTGCGTTTCTTCACCGGCGGCACGGCGACCGCCCACGCCTACATGGACCGCATCACAGCATCGGACTACCCGGGCCGCGCATTGGTAGCCCTGTCACAGGGCCGGCTGGTGGCGGTCGCGGAGTACATCCCCGGGGATGCGGGCGACGCCGAGATCGCGATCTTGATCGACGACGGGATGCACCACCACGGCCTGGGCACGTTGCTGGTGGAACATCTCGCGTTGAACGCCGCCGACGAGGGTGTACGCGAGCTGGTCGCCGACGTGCTCGCCGAGAACCGGCCCATGCTCCGAGTGCTGGACGACATCGGGCTGGCCACCACTCGCGCGTTCGACGACGGATCGGTCGAGGTCCGGATAGATCCGCGCCCCACCCCGGGCATGCTGGAGCGGATCGAGGCACGCGCGCACCAGGCGGCATCGGCCTCCCTGCGGCGGCTGTTCCACCCGGAGTCGGTCGCGGTGATCGGCGCCGGCCGCGCCCCCGGCGGGGTCGGCCACCGCATCCTGCGAAACCTCCTCCAAGGAGGTTTTCCCGGCCCCGTCTACCCGATCAACCCACACGCCAGGCAAATTTGCGGCCTGCCCGTCTACGCGAATGTGGGCAGCGTGCCGGGCCCGATCGATCTGGCGGTCATCGCGACCCCGGCCCGCACCGTGCCGGAGATCGCCCGCGACTGCGCCGGCCACGGCGTGCGGAACGTCGTCGTGGTCACGTCGGGATTCGCCGAGACCGGAGGGACAAGCGCGCAAGACGAACTGCTGAGGATCTGCCGGGAGGCCGGGATGCGGCTGGTCGGCCCCAACTGTCTCGGCATCGTCAACACCGCAGCCCGGCTCAACGCCGGCTTCCTGCCCCACCCGCCCGCCCCGGGGCGTCTGGCCCTGATGTCACAGTCCGGCGCGGTCGCGGTCGCCCTGATCGACCGCGCCAACCATCTGGAGATCGGCATCTCCTCCTTCGCCTCCGTCGGCAACAAGGCCGATGTCAGCGGCAACGACCTGCTGGAGTACTGGGAGGACGACCCGGCGACCGACGTGATCACGCTGTATCTGGAGTCGTTCGGCAACCCCCGCAGGTTCGGCCGCATCGCACGGCGGGTGAGCAGGCGCAAGCCGATCATCGCGATCAAGAGTGGCCGCGGCGGCTCTGGTGAGCGGGCGGTCCGCTCCCACACCGCGGCCGCCGCCACTCCGGACGTGGCTGTCGACGCCCTGCTGAAAGCCTCGGGAGTCATCCGTGTGGAGACCGTCCGGGACATGCTCGACACCGCGCGCCTCCTGGCCACCCAGCCACTACCGCAGGGCAGGCGGGTGGCCATCGTCGGCAACTCCGGCGGACCGCAGGCCCTTGCCGCCGACGCCTGCGAGCAGCGCGACCTGCTGGTCCCCGAGCTGGCCCCGGTCACCCGCGGGCGGCTGCGTTCCCGGCTGCCGGTCGCGGCAGCCGTGGCCAACCCCGTCGACCTCACCGCCGGCGGCAGCGCGCAGGAACTGGCGTTCGCCATCGAGACCGTTCTGGCTGATCCGGGCATCGACACCGTCATGGTCGTCTACACCCCGCCGTTCGGCTCCGGCCTGGGCCGGACCCGCCAGGCCATCGCCCGCGCGGCCATGTCGGCCGGCAAGACCGTGACCGCGTGCATCAGCGGGCATGACGGCCTGCTGGACGGACGCGTGCCCTGCTACGCCTTCCCCGAGCAGGCGGTGCAGGCACTGCGCCACGCGGTGGACTACGCGTCCTGGCGCGCCGCGCCGCAGGCCCCGCCCGCCGACCCGCGCCCAGCCGACACCACCGCGCGCGGCATCGTCGCAGCGGACCTGGAGTGCCATTCCGGCGGCCGGTGGCTCGACTACGGCACCGCCGCCCGCCTGCTCGGCTGCTACGGAATCCAGATGGCCGAGTCGATCGAGGCCGACGGGCCGGACAGCGCCGCGGCGGCGGCCGTCACGATCGGGCCGCCGGTGGTGCTCAAGGCCACCGGTCCGGACCTGGTGCACAAGAGCGACGTCGGTGGTGTCCGCGTCGGTCTCGGCGCGCCGGACGAGGTCAGCCGCGCCTACCGGGAGATGGCCGGCATGATCGGACCGGCCATGACCGGCGCGATCGTCCAGCCGATGATCGAGGCGGGTGTCGAGATCATCATCGGCGGCGTCGCGCACGAGGCCTTCGGCCCCATGCTCATGGTCGGCATGGGTGGCGTCACCGCCGAGCTTATGGCCGACCGCTCCTTCCGGGTGCCGCCACTCGGCGACCAGGACGCGGCAGCGATGATCGCCGAGCTCCGCTGTGCCCCTCTGCTGACCGGCTATCGCGGACGCCCGCGTGCCGACGTGGCCGCGTTGCGGGAGCAGATCACCGGTGTCGGGAGGCTCCTGGACGATCTCCCGGAGGTGGCCGAACTCGACCTGAATCCAGTGATCGTCACCCCGGCCGGCGCGGTGGCCGTGGACGTGCGGGTACGGCTCGCCCCCGCGGCCCCGCCGCCGTCGCTCTTCCGCCGGCGGCTGCGATGA
- a CDS encoding CBS domain-containing protein: protein MPVNVKDVMTRRVISVGEDACFKDIAELLITHAVSAVPVLDSDGHVTGVVSEADLLHKEEGRKRFHGASCPPPQTGPDQGPEAGKARGKVARELMTAPAVTVSMDVPVAAAGRLMEHHGVKRLPVLDGHGHLAGIVSRHDLLKVFARADRDIEREVRVEVLVRSLWMDTSRVQVTVQDGVVTLSGRMILHRDAQIAVWMTRQVDGVVDVVDELAWDRDDTPVGERD, encoded by the coding sequence ATGCCTGTCAACGTCAAGGACGTCATGACCCGGCGGGTGATCTCGGTGGGTGAGGACGCCTGTTTCAAGGACATCGCCGAGCTGCTCATCACCCACGCGGTCAGCGCCGTACCGGTCCTGGACAGCGACGGCCACGTGACCGGCGTCGTCTCCGAAGCCGATCTCCTGCACAAGGAAGAGGGCAGAAAGCGGTTTCACGGTGCGAGCTGTCCGCCGCCGCAGACCGGGCCGGACCAGGGGCCCGAGGCGGGCAAGGCCAGAGGCAAGGTTGCCCGGGAGCTGATGACCGCCCCCGCGGTCACCGTCTCGATGGACGTGCCGGTGGCGGCCGCCGGCCGCCTGATGGAGCACCATGGCGTCAAACGGCTGCCGGTGCTGGACGGCCACGGCCATCTGGCGGGCATCGTCAGCCGCCATGACCTGCTGAAGGTGTTCGCCCGCGCTGACCGGGACATCGAGCGTGAGGTCCGCGTGGAGGTTCTCGTGCGGTCGCTGTGGATGGACACCTCGCGCGTCCAGGTCACCGTCCAGGACGGCGTGGTGACGCTGAGCGGGCGGATGATCCTGCACCGAGACGCCCAGATCGCCGTATGGATGACCCGGCAGGTAGACGGGGTCGTCGACGTGGTCGACGAACTCGCCTGGGACCGGGACGACACCCCTGTCGGGGAGCGGGACTGA
- a CDS encoding Hsp20/alpha crystallin family protein, with translation MSTPMRREQRGLVPDLFDLLEIPFAALRPPMTQPIKFEDYVKEGRYVLRAELPGIDPEKDVEITLSNGALTVHAERHDEHKDQHRTEFRYGSFTRSVTLPVGVDDNDIKATYDKGILEVSVKLADAKQEGKRIPIESKPQPDT, from the coding sequence ATGAGTACGCCGATGCGCCGAGAGCAGCGAGGCCTCGTCCCCGATCTGTTCGACTTGCTGGAGATTCCCTTCGCCGCCCTGCGGCCGCCCATGACCCAGCCCATCAAATTCGAGGACTACGTCAAGGAAGGCCGCTACGTGCTACGCGCCGAGCTGCCGGGAATCGACCCCGAAAAAGATGTCGAGATAACGCTGTCCAACGGCGCCCTGACCGTCCACGCCGAGCGGCATGACGAGCACAAAGACCAGCACCGGACGGAGTTCCGCTACGGCTCCTTCACTCGCTCCGTCACGCTGCCCGTCGGCGTGGACGACAACGACATCAAGGCGACCTACGACAAGGGCATCCTGGAGGTCAGCGTCAAACTCGCCGACGCCAAGCAGGAGGGGAAACGCATCCCGATCGAGTCCAAGCCGCAGCCGGATACCTGA
- a CDS encoding IS3 family transposase: MRFRLIHPEKDHHDVCLLARVLGVSRQGYYAWATRGPSIRARQDAELTEKIRRHHQVPDEIFGAPRIQADLREPAGIGVGRKRVARLMRAAGPAGVSRRKGTRTTIRDGGAAATDPVRREFTAAEPNRIWTADITYAPTWQGFLYLAVVLDAFSRRIVGWAMADHMRAEPVTNALAMAIGSAPPRRRGDPSPRQGQPIHLDCVRPAL; this comes from the coding sequence ATGAGATTCCGGCTGATCCATCCGGAGAAAGACCACCATGATGTCTGTCTGCTGGCCCGGGTGCTGGGTGTGTCGCGCCAGGGCTACTACGCCTGGGCCACACGCGGCCCCTCGATCCGCGCCCGCCAGGACGCGGAGCTGACCGAGAAGATCCGCCGCCACCATCAGGTACCGGATGAGATTTTCGGGGCGCCGCGCATCCAGGCTGACCTGCGCGAGCCAGCCGGCATCGGGGTCGGCCGCAAGCGGGTGGCCCGGCTGATGCGCGCGGCCGGCCCGGCCGGGGTGAGCCGTCGCAAGGGCACCCGAACGACGATCCGTGATGGCGGGGCTGCCGCGACCGATCCGGTGCGGCGGGAGTTCACTGCGGCCGAGCCGAACCGGATCTGGACCGCCGACATCACATATGCGCCGACCTGGCAAGGCTTCCTCTACCTCGCGGTCGTCCTGGACGCCTTCTCCCGCAGGATCGTCGGCTGGGCGATGGCCGATCACATGCGCGCCGAACCGGTCACCAACGCGCTGGCGATGGCGATCGGTTCGGCGCCGCCCCGACGCCGGGGTGATCCATCACCGCGACAAGGGCAGCCGATACACCTCGATTGCGTTCGGCCGGCACTGTGA